From the Shewanella amazonensis SB2B genome, one window contains:
- the gltX gene encoding glutamate--tRNA ligase, with translation MTVKTRFAPSPTGFLHVGGARTALYSWLHARANQGEFVLRIEDTDLERSTQEAVDAILEGMEWLNLNWDEGPYYQTKRFDRYNEIIDQMLKAGTAYKCYCSKERLEAVREEQAAKGERQKYDGCCRGAAPRAEGEPHVVRFLNPQGGSVVFDDHVRGRIEIANEELDDLIIRRTDGSPTYNFCVVVDDWDMGITHVVRGEDHINNTPRQINILKALGAPIPEYAHVSMILGDDGAKLSKRHGAVSVMQYRDDGYLPEALLNYLVRLGWSHGDQEIFSMDELVEFFRLDDINKAASAFNSEKLLWLNQHYIKALDPEYVAKHLEWHMKDQGIDTSNGPALADVVTALSERAKTLKELAASSRYFYEDFEEFDADQAKKHLRGVALEPLKLVQQKLAALTEWTREAIHQAIEETATELEVGMGKVGMPLRVAVTGAGQSPGLDITLELIGKARSEQRISKAVDFVADRINS, from the coding sequence ATGACTGTAAAAACCCGTTTTGCTCCCAGCCCCACTGGATTCCTGCACGTTGGTGGTGCCCGTACAGCGCTGTATTCATGGCTTCACGCCCGCGCCAATCAGGGGGAGTTTGTGTTGCGTATCGAAGATACCGACCTTGAGCGCTCAACCCAAGAAGCAGTAGACGCTATTTTGGAAGGAATGGAATGGCTGAACCTGAACTGGGATGAGGGTCCTTACTATCAGACCAAGCGATTTGACCGGTACAACGAAATTATCGATCAAATGCTCAAGGCCGGTACGGCATACAAATGTTATTGCTCCAAAGAGCGTCTGGAAGCCGTGCGTGAAGAGCAGGCCGCCAAGGGTGAGCGTCAGAAGTATGATGGTTGCTGCCGCGGCGCCGCCCCTCGCGCTGAAGGTGAACCTCATGTAGTGCGCTTCCTGAATCCTCAGGGAGGCAGTGTGGTGTTTGATGACCACGTGCGTGGCCGTATCGAAATTGCCAACGAAGAGCTGGACGACCTTATCATTCGCCGTACCGATGGCAGCCCAACCTACAACTTCTGCGTGGTAGTGGACGATTGGGACATGGGCATAACCCACGTGGTGCGCGGTGAAGACCATATCAACAACACCCCACGTCAGATCAATATTCTCAAAGCACTCGGTGCACCTATTCCTGAATACGCCCACGTTTCCATGATCCTGGGTGATGATGGTGCCAAGCTGTCCAAGCGCCACGGCGCTGTGAGTGTGATGCAGTACCGTGACGACGGTTATCTGCCAGAAGCCTTGTTGAACTATCTGGTGCGTCTGGGCTGGTCCCATGGCGATCAGGAAATCTTCTCCATGGATGAATTGGTGGAATTTTTCCGTCTCGATGACATCAACAAGGCCGCCTCTGCCTTTAACAGCGAAAAACTGCTGTGGCTGAACCAGCACTATATTAAAGCTTTGGATCCTGAGTATGTGGCCAAGCACCTTGAGTGGCACATGAAGGATCAGGGTATCGATACCAGCAATGGTCCGGCCCTTGCCGACGTGGTGACTGCGTTGTCTGAGCGCGCCAAAACATTGAAAGAACTGGCTGCATCAAGCCGCTACTTCTATGAAGACTTTGAAGAATTCGATGCCGACCAGGCCAAAAAGCATCTGCGTGGTGTGGCACTCGAGCCTTTGAAACTGGTTCAGCAGAAACTGGCTGCCCTGACTGAGTGGACTCGCGAAGCAATTCATCAAGCCATTGAAGAGACAGCAACTGAACTGGAAGTCGGTATGGGTAAAGTGGGCATGCCACTGCGCGTTGCCGTGACCGGGGCAGGGCAGTCACCTGGATTGGATATCACCTTGGAACTCATAGGAAAAGCCCGCTCTGAGCAAAGAATCTCCAAAGCGGTTGATTTTGTAGCAGATAGGATAAATTCCTAA
- a CDS encoding TRAP transporter small permease — protein MISRIFGYFEEGVLNLLITLMTLLVFMEVIARFFFNTGFLWIQELTLTFCGWFVLFGMSYGIKVGAHIGVDAFVKKLKPGARRISALLAVSICLIYCAMFLKGTWDYLSQIYHIGIGMEDLDVPSVLMKQMSEDFAWDVMRIDPEDPAIPLWISQSILLLGFVMLTWRFLELAVAIFRGTSNGFSFHDEAKESMHLADEQSGANDNNNDGAKS, from the coding sequence GTGATTTCTCGTATTTTTGGTTACTTTGAAGAAGGCGTACTTAACCTTCTTATCACCCTCATGACACTGCTGGTATTCATGGAGGTCATTGCCCGATTCTTCTTTAATACCGGCTTTTTGTGGATCCAGGAGCTGACCCTCACCTTTTGTGGCTGGTTTGTTCTCTTTGGCATGTCTTATGGCATCAAGGTCGGCGCCCATATCGGTGTGGATGCCTTCGTCAAAAAACTCAAGCCTGGTGCCAGGCGCATTTCGGCGTTGCTTGCCGTGAGTATCTGCCTGATTTATTGCGCCATGTTCCTCAAGGGCACCTGGGATTACCTGTCGCAGATTTATCACATCGGCATTGGCATGGAAGATTTGGACGTACCCTCAGTGTTAATGAAACAAATGAGCGAAGACTTTGCCTGGGATGTGATGCGCATCGACCCCGAAGACCCCGCAATTCCCCTTTGGATAAGCCAAAGTATTCTGCTGCTTGGGTTTGTGATGTTGACCTGGCGCTTTCTTGAACTGGCAGTGGCCATTTTTCGTGGCACTTCCAACGGTTTCAGCTTCCATGATGAGGCCAAAGAAAGTATGCACCTGGCTGATGAACAGTCCGGCGCCAACGACAATAACAATGACGGAGCCAAGTCATGA
- a CDS encoding TRAP transporter substrate-binding protein, whose amino-acid sequence MKVSKPATLQSLFTLGKASLLATVLGFSFGAVAEPVEIKFSHVVAENTPKGQMALKFKELVESRLPGEYKVSVFPNSQLFGDNNELAALLLNDVQLVAPSLSKFERYTKKLQVFDLPFLFEDMDAVDRFQQSEAGQQLLNSMSRKGLVGLGYLHNGMKQFSANNALSLPGDAAGKKFRIMPSDVIAAQFEAVGAIPVKKPFSEVFTLLQTRAIDGQENTWSNIYSKKFYEVQTHITESNHGVLDYMLVTSETFWKSLPKDKREIIKQSMDEAVALGNKLALEKANEDRQLILDSKRVELVTLTPEQRQAWVNAMRPVWSQFEDKIGKDLIEAAESANKP is encoded by the coding sequence ATGAAAGTATCAAAACCAGCGACCCTGCAATCTCTCTTTACCCTAGGCAAAGCCAGCCTGCTGGCAACCGTGCTGGGATTCAGCTTCGGTGCAGTCGCCGAACCGGTAGAAATCAAGTTCTCCCACGTGGTAGCGGAAAACACCCCCAAAGGCCAAATGGCGCTCAAGTTTAAAGAGTTGGTGGAAAGCCGTCTTCCCGGTGAATATAAGGTGAGTGTATTTCCCAACTCACAGCTCTTTGGTGACAACAACGAACTGGCGGCACTGCTGCTGAACGATGTACAGCTGGTAGCGCCATCCCTGTCCAAGTTCGAGCGCTATACCAAAAAACTGCAGGTATTCGATCTGCCCTTCCTGTTTGAAGACATGGATGCGGTGGACCGCTTCCAACAGAGTGAAGCTGGCCAGCAACTGCTGAACTCTATGAGCCGCAAAGGCCTGGTTGGTTTGGGCTATCTGCACAATGGGATGAAGCAGTTTTCGGCCAACAATGCCCTGTCACTGCCAGGCGACGCCGCCGGTAAGAAATTCCGCATCATGCCTTCCGATGTGATTGCAGCGCAGTTTGAGGCCGTGGGTGCCATCCCGGTGAAAAAGCCGTTCTCCGAAGTCTTTACCCTGCTGCAGACCCGCGCCATCGATGGCCAGGAAAACACCTGGTCCAATATCTATTCCAAGAAGTTTTATGAAGTACAGACTCACATTACCGAGAGCAATCACGGCGTACTCGACTATATGTTGGTCACCTCTGAAACCTTCTGGAAGAGTCTGCCCAAGGACAAACGCGAAATCATCAAGCAGTCCATGGACGAAGCCGTTGCCCTTGGGAACAAACTGGCTCTGGAAAAAGCCAACGAAGATCGTCAGCTCATCCTCGACTCCAAGCGTGTTGAGCTGGTGACCCTGACCCCCGAGCAGCGCCAGGCCTGGGTTAATGCCATGCGTCCTGTCTGGTCACAGTTTGAAGACAAGATTGGTAAAGACCTGATTGAAGCCGCCGAGTCTGCCAACAAGCCGTAA